One Natrinema salaciae genomic region harbors:
- a CDS encoding phosphatase PAP2 family protein, whose amino-acid sequence MALGFVVLLTVLVVCSGLVGTCAICLDRTAISRTAAELDHRFVEISPYLAVTGVFFLAKRATHGHSLRLSRALDWDLTAEIYALEGEFVAFLQTVVPQATLEFFSAMYMFGFPYLLVTAPILYFLLPSQRHLKELLVAYLLNYLIGSLFYTLFVVYGPRNHLSSVDGLMYSFYPQTQEMTAAVSANTNVFPSLHTSLSVVVMLLAWRSRREHPRWFPIASFVTACVVFSTMYLGIHWLIDVIAGVALGVGSVFAAEWLVDRAEGDTGRVSVPDDREDGIASDASD is encoded by the coding sequence ATGGCACTCGGATTCGTCGTCCTGCTTACGGTACTCGTCGTCTGCAGCGGACTCGTCGGAACCTGTGCGATCTGTCTCGATCGGACCGCCATCAGTCGAACGGCGGCCGAACTTGATCACCGTTTCGTCGAAATCTCCCCGTATCTCGCCGTAACGGGGGTGTTCTTCCTGGCGAAACGAGCGACGCACGGGCACAGTTTACGGCTCTCGCGCGCCCTCGACTGGGACCTCACCGCGGAAATATACGCGCTCGAAGGGGAGTTCGTCGCGTTCCTCCAGACCGTCGTCCCCCAGGCCACGCTGGAGTTCTTCTCGGCGATGTACATGTTCGGGTTCCCGTACCTGCTGGTGACCGCGCCGATCCTCTACTTCCTGTTGCCGTCCCAGCGCCATCTCAAGGAACTCCTCGTCGCGTACCTGCTGAATTACCTGATCGGATCGCTCTTCTACACGCTGTTTGTCGTCTACGGACCGCGTAACCACCTGTCGTCCGTCGACGGACTGATGTACTCGTTCTACCCCCAAACCCAGGAGATGACGGCAGCAGTCTCGGCGAACACGAACGTGTTCCCCTCGCTGCACACGTCGCTGTCTGTCGTCGTCATGCTGCTCGCCTGGCGGTCGCGCCGGGAGCACCCGCGGTGGTTCCCGATCGCGTCGTTCGTGACCGCTTGCGTGGTCTTCTCCACGATGTATCTGGGAATCCACTGGTTGATCGACGTCATCGCCGGCGTCGCGCTCGGCGTCGGAAGCGTCTTCGCCGCCGAGTGGCTCGTCGATCGGGCGGAAGGCGACACCGGTCGGGTTTCCGTTCCGGACGATCGCGAGGACGGGATCGCGTCCGACGCGAGCGACTGA